The Limnospira fusiformis SAG 85.79 genomic interval ATTCAACTTGAATATCTTGTGGAAACTTCCCGCCGCACTATGTGCGAATGGAAGGGAGTTTGTGTTTATTATGATGTCATTGTCGGAAATAAACGAGTATCTAATGCCGCTTGGCGTTATGTGCAGCCAACTCCCAGTTTTGTCGATATCCAAGACTGTTACAGCTTCTATGCTAGTCTCATGGATGAATGTTATGTTAATGATGAGTTAGTGCAATCTCAACCCGGAGATTTTTACGGCGGTTGGATTACTCAAGATATTGTCGGACCTTTTAAAGGTGGGGCGGGGACAATGGGCTGGTAAATCCTTAATCATTTCACCTGAACACCGCTAGAGAGAACAGTTAATAACTATCCCTCTGGCGGTCATTAAATAACCCCAAATCTCCGAGTATATATGAATCTTGAGATAGCCATGATTACCAGTATCATTAGCCATAATTAGTTAATCCTGTATGGCGCGAGATTCAACCAATTTTTAATGGTAACTAACCCTTTAAACCAAGTGATTTTAAATCCATCCTTTCCACCCAATTTAACCACAGAAGCCACCACCATTCACCCCAGCCAAAACGTGACTCAAACCATCCTAGAAAATGGTCTGACCGTTTTAACCAAACCCGTCCATACCGCCCCAGTTGTGACAGTCCAGGTATGGTATAAAATCGGCTCACTAGACGAACAACCGGGGGATAATGGTATCGCGCATCAACTGGAACACATGATGTTTCAAGGTACTACTACCCGCCCTATTCAATATGGTAGTTTATTAGAAACCTTGGGGGGAGATTTTAATGCTTTTACAGGTTATGACCAGACAGCATATCATAATACTGTGGAATCTAATGCCTTAAAAAGCGTTCTCATTTTGGAAGGCGATCGCCTCAAAAATGCCCTGATTTCTCCAGAGCAACTTGACAAAGAAAAAGGAGTAGTTATCTCCGAGTTACAGGGATATGAAAATAGCGCCCAATATCGCCTCAGTCGCGCCGTCATGGAAGCCGCCTTTCCTCATCATCCCTACGGTTTAATGATTGGTGGAACTAAAGCCGATGTCGAAACTTTCACGGTCGATCATGTGCGTTCTTATTACCATCTCAATTATCGCCCTGATAACGCGGTTTTAATTGTGGTTGGTGACTTTGACCCCGCATCAATCCTCACCACAATTCAGGAAATCTTTGGCGGCATTCCTAACCCGGATGAACCTCCCACCCGTGTACAGCGCGGACAAATTCCCAGTACCTTTCCCCCCCAGATTTTACCATCAAATCAACCGATTATTCTACAGGAACCGGGAGCCGTCCCCTTCAGCCTAGCAATTTATCCAATCCCCGCCATTAATCATGATGATATTCCCGCCCTGAATATCCTGGATTATATTTTAGATAATGGTGGTCGTAGTTCTCGGATTTATCAAGAATTAATCGATAGTGGAATTGCGACGGATGCTGGCAGTACAGTAGTTAATTTAAGTGCGGGAGGTTGGTTAGAAATGTGGGGAACTACCACTAACATCAAATCTCTGAACCGCCTCGATAAAGCCTGGCAAAAAATGATTGTCAAACTACAACAAAAATTGGTGACTACGGAAGAACTTGATCGCGCCAAAACCCAAATTATTGCTAGTTCCATCCTGGAAAATCGTGATCTGACCAGTCAAGCCATGCAATTAGGTTTAGACTGGACAACAACGGGGAATTATCGCTATACAGAAGATTATCTAAAAGCGATCGCCAAAGTCACAGCAGCAGACGTGCAAAAAGTCGCCCAAACCTATCTCAAACCAGAATATCGCACCCTGGGAAGATTTGAACCCACCCAGACCCAAACCGAGTCAACAACAGACCCAAATGCTCTTAATTCCGCCGCCACTAAAGTTAATATCCAAACGAACGGTCATCATCGCATTAGTGAACCCCCAGACCCAGCAGCCATCAGCCAATATCTGCCAGAAATTCCCCCCGCGAAAGTTCACACCATCACGCCGCCGGAGTCTTTCACCCTAGATAATGGGATGCGAGTGTTATTACTAGCGGACAATAGTACCCCATCGATATCAATTCGGGGATTTGTGAAAGCCGGGGAAGAATTTGACCCCCAAGGTCGGGAAGGGTTAGCCCTACTAACTGCGGAAAACCTAATGAGTGGAACAGTCAGTTATAATGGGCAATCATTAGCCCGTCGTCTGGAAAATCGAGGCGCAAATCTCGAATTTACTGCCGCCACGGAAGGGGTAGATATTTCGGCTTCCGCTCTCAGTGGTGATTGGCTTCTGGTTTTGGAAACGCTGGCTGATGTATTGCAAAATCCCACCTTTCCCCAAAAATGGTTAGAACTGACCCGCCAACAACAGATATCTGAGTTACTAGAATCTGAACAGAATCCCGCCTATGTGAGCCACCGCGCCCTACAAAAGCAGCTTTATCCCAAAAACCACCCGCTGCATAGTTACCCCACCCAGAACAGCCTCAGAGCCATCTCTCGTGATGAGATTAAGAATTTCCAGAGGACTTATTATCGCCCTGAGCGGACAGTTTTGGTAGTAGTCGGAGATTTTGATTTAGGGTTGATGCGATCGCAAATCGAAACCGAATTTGGCTCCTGGAAAAACCAAACCACCGCCCCGGAAAATCCTTGGCCGCCCGTTTCCCTACCCACCAAATTTGTCTGGCTACAGGAAGAGATACCCGGTATAGTGGAGTCAGTCACCGCCATGGGATATCCTAGCATAGACCGCCACGATTCCCGCTATTATGCAGCCCTAGTTCTTAATCACATCCTAGGGGGTGGCACTTTGTCAAGTCGCCTAGGACTGGAATTGCGCGATCGCCACGGACTCACCTATGGGGTGTATAGTTGGTTTAATTCCGGGTGGCGTTGGGGTTGTTTCACTATCGAAATGCAAACCGCACCGGAAAACGCAGCATTAGCAATTGAGAAAACCCTCGCCCTACTCAAACAAGTTCAGCAACAGGGAGTTACCCCCGCCGAAGTAGAAACCGCTAAACATAATATAATTTCGAGCGATCGTGTAGCTTTAGGAGATCCTGAGTTTCTCGCTGGTGTAATTATGTGGAATGAAATCTTCCAATTTACCCCCACAGAACTTAATCAATTTTACCAAAAAATTGACGCGGTGACTCCCTCATTAGTTAACCAAGTCGCCAGGGAACTTATCCACCGCGATCGCATAATTGTTGTCACTTCCCAACCCGCCATTACCAAACCTTTTGTCGGGCGCGTCAACAGCCCCAAATAGACCAGTTTTTGAGGGTGCGTCCTGGTGATGACGCACCCCGTAAATACCTAATCAATCATTGATTATCCTAGTAGTGGATAATTATATAATTCCGGTTCCCTTACCTCGGCTATCTTCAGACATAGTTAATTTACCTTCTTCGTCAGTTTCATTAACTTGTTTAAGGGTTTCGAGTCGTTTCGCTTTATCAGCTTGTTCTTGTTCCCGTAAATCACCAGGTTCCTCAATGTACATTTCTGGTTCAACCGCAAAATTATCTAATAGCCCTTCTCGACTCATACGATAACCACCCGTAGTATCTGTGGTTCCCTCTGCTGCGTCAGGAGTCTTTTTAAAGTTGTCCCCCTCCCTTTCCATGCGGGCGGCTGTTTCCGCTGACATGATGTTGCGATCGTAGTTATCACCTACTGTGGCTTGATTATTTTTTTGAGTTGCCATAATTTAATTTTCTCCAATTTTGTGCTACAATTGCTTAGTTATCTTGTGTTACTGGGTCAATGAATCACCCTATTTATTAATGTTGGGAACTATGTCGGGGCGTTCTTTATCCTCCCAACCGACAGGACGCTTAGAGTTATACCAAGCAATAGAACCAATAGAAGCTGCTGCAATAAACCCTACTACCAAGGATAAAGTAGCAGCCACTGGAAAATGAGGCGCATTTGTTGCCACTTCACCTAGAACTAAATTAATATCCATAAACAGATATTTTCCTCACAAATCAGCATTAACCCCATACTATCGGTTCATCTCTATCGAGTCTTCTACCTGTAGTCGTACATTAATCATCAATTGCATCATCCTAAAGTTCAATACCAATCATTCCTAGGGTGGTGCGTCAGATATCAAACCGTTTCGGCTGAGAAACCCGGTTTCCTGACCTCTGTGGGAGAAACCTTTCTTCGAGAAACCAGGTTTCTTTGAGAAACCGGGTTTCTTAACCTCCGTGAGAGAAACCGGGTTTCTTAACCTCTGTGGGGGAAATCTGTCTTCGAGAAACCCGGTTTCTTTGAGAAACCGGGTTTCTTAACCTCTGCGGGGGAAACCGGGTTTCTTAACCTCTGCGGGGGAAACCGGGTTTCTTAACCTCTGCGGGGGAAACCGGGTTTCTTAACCTCTGCGGGAGAAACCTGTCTTCGAGAAACCCGGTTTCTTTGAGAAACCGGGTTTCTTAACCTCTGCGGGGGAAACCGGGT includes:
- a CDS encoding DUF427 domain-containing protein, encoding MSFFRPSPITPGPGQESVWDYPRPAKLEDTNKHLRIIFNGITLADSRNAKRVLETSHPPTYYIPGDDIQLEYLVETSRRTMCEWKGVCVYYDVIVGNKRVSNAAWRYVQPTPSFVDIQDCYSFYASLMDECYVNDELVQSQPGDFYGGWITQDIVGPFKGGAGTMGW
- a CDS encoding M16 family metallopeptidase, whose protein sequence is MVTNPLNQVILNPSFPPNLTTEATTIHPSQNVTQTILENGLTVLTKPVHTAPVVTVQVWYKIGSLDEQPGDNGIAHQLEHMMFQGTTTRPIQYGSLLETLGGDFNAFTGYDQTAYHNTVESNALKSVLILEGDRLKNALISPEQLDKEKGVVISELQGYENSAQYRLSRAVMEAAFPHHPYGLMIGGTKADVETFTVDHVRSYYHLNYRPDNAVLIVVGDFDPASILTTIQEIFGGIPNPDEPPTRVQRGQIPSTFPPQILPSNQPIILQEPGAVPFSLAIYPIPAINHDDIPALNILDYILDNGGRSSRIYQELIDSGIATDAGSTVVNLSAGGWLEMWGTTTNIKSLNRLDKAWQKMIVKLQQKLVTTEELDRAKTQIIASSILENRDLTSQAMQLGLDWTTTGNYRYTEDYLKAIAKVTAADVQKVAQTYLKPEYRTLGRFEPTQTQTESTTDPNALNSAATKVNIQTNGHHRISEPPDPAAISQYLPEIPPAKVHTITPPESFTLDNGMRVLLLADNSTPSISIRGFVKAGEEFDPQGREGLALLTAENLMSGTVSYNGQSLARRLENRGANLEFTAATEGVDISASALSGDWLLVLETLADVLQNPTFPQKWLELTRQQQISELLESEQNPAYVSHRALQKQLYPKNHPLHSYPTQNSLRAISRDEIKNFQRTYYRPERTVLVVVGDFDLGLMRSQIETEFGSWKNQTTAPENPWPPVSLPTKFVWLQEEIPGIVESVTAMGYPSIDRHDSRYYAALVLNHILGGGTLSSRLGLELRDRHGLTYGVYSWFNSGWRWGCFTIEMQTAPENAALAIEKTLALLKQVQQQGVTPAEVETAKHNIISSDRVALGDPEFLAGVIMWNEIFQFTPTELNQFYQKIDAVTPSLVNQVARELIHRDRIIVVTSQPAITKPFVGRVNSPK
- the psb35 gene encoding photosystem II assembly protein Psb35, which codes for MDINLVLGEVATNAPHFPVAATLSLVVGFIAAASIGSIAWYNSKRPVGWEDKERPDIVPNINK